The following coding sequences lie in one Halomonas sp. 'Soap Lake #6' genomic window:
- the nagE gene encoding N-acetylglucosamine-specific PTS transporter subunit IIBC produces the protein MSSTTLGSRLMGGLQRLGRSLMLPIAVLPIAGLLLRLGQPDLLDIAFIAGAGEAIFANLALIFAIGLAVGFADDSNGAAGLAGVIGYLVLDAVLTALNPEIDMGVLAGIIAGSVAGLLYNRYKSIQLPDYLAFFGGRRFVPIATGLAAVAMGVVFGVIWPPIQHGIDALGHWLIGAGELGLFVYGTINRLLIVTGLHHVLNSLVWFVFGSFETASGVVANGDLNRFFAGDPAAGRFMAGFFPVMMFGLPAAALAMYHAAPKGRRAQVGGLLLSLALTAFLTGVTEPIEFTFMFLAPLLYGMHAVLTGISMALLHWLDVKLGFTFSAGAFDFALSYGLSTNGWLMLPVGLAYFVLYYTVFRWAIVRFNLPTPGREPESTAPVAAPTPLGERGSAFVAALGGASNLQSVGACTTRLRLVLENPEAIDESALKSLGSRGIMRLQGGGLQVIMGPIADGVADEIRQALKQEGTALGDVSPPPAQHTAVPATSQVTALPAEIVQRWLVALGGDANVQQLEVQAQTRLRVELVDGARLDNAALDQLGCRGIQALGGNVWHLIVGAQAASVAHSLRAER, from the coding sequence ATGTCTTCCACAACCCTAGGTTCCCGCCTGATGGGCGGACTTCAGCGGCTTGGCCGCTCTCTGATGCTACCCATAGCGGTGTTGCCTATCGCAGGCCTGTTGCTGCGTCTTGGCCAACCTGATTTGCTGGATATTGCCTTTATTGCAGGCGCTGGCGAGGCCATTTTTGCCAACCTGGCACTGATTTTCGCTATCGGCCTAGCCGTAGGCTTCGCGGATGATAGTAACGGCGCTGCCGGCCTAGCCGGTGTGATTGGCTATCTGGTGCTAGATGCGGTGCTGACCGCTCTTAACCCTGAGATCGATATGGGGGTGCTGGCAGGGATTATTGCCGGCAGCGTGGCAGGCCTGCTTTATAATCGCTATAAGTCGATTCAACTCCCTGACTATCTGGCCTTTTTTGGTGGACGACGCTTTGTACCTATTGCCACTGGCCTAGCTGCGGTGGCAATGGGGGTTGTGTTTGGGGTGATTTGGCCGCCCATCCAACATGGAATTGATGCACTTGGTCACTGGCTGATCGGCGCCGGTGAGCTGGGGCTTTTCGTGTACGGAACAATTAATCGTTTGTTGATTGTGACGGGGCTGCATCACGTGCTGAATAGCCTAGTGTGGTTCGTCTTCGGCAGTTTCGAGACAGCTTCCGGGGTAGTGGCCAATGGAGACCTTAATCGTTTCTTTGCCGGTGATCCTGCAGCAGGGCGTTTTATGGCGGGCTTCTTCCCGGTGATGATGTTTGGTTTGCCAGCGGCTGCATTGGCGATGTACCACGCTGCCCCCAAGGGGCGTCGTGCTCAGGTAGGCGGCTTGTTACTGTCACTGGCGTTGACGGCTTTCCTCACCGGCGTTACCGAACCCATCGAATTCACATTTATGTTCCTGGCACCGCTGCTTTATGGCATGCACGCGGTATTGACGGGCATTTCCATGGCACTGCTGCACTGGTTGGACGTGAAGCTTGGCTTCACCTTCTCCGCAGGGGCCTTTGACTTCGCGCTCTCTTATGGGCTCTCCACCAATGGCTGGCTGATGCTGCCGGTTGGCTTGGCCTATTTTGTTCTCTATTACACGGTATTCCGCTGGGCCATCGTCCGCTTCAATTTACCTACCCCAGGACGCGAGCCGGAAAGTACAGCACCCGTAGCCGCCCCAACGCCACTAGGCGAGCGTGGCTCTGCGTTTGTCGCTGCGTTAGGTGGAGCGAGCAACCTACAGAGCGTAGGCGCCTGCACCACGAGGTTGCGCTTGGTACTGGAAAATCCCGAGGCGATCGATGAGTCGGCCCTGAAGTCGTTGGGCTCTCGGGGAATCATGCGCCTTCAGGGGGGCGGGCTCCAGGTAATTATGGGGCCAATCGCCGATGGTGTAGCGGATGAAATTCGTCAGGCGCTTAAGCAAGAGGGAACGGCGCTCGGCGATGTTAGCCCCCCCCCTGCGCAGCACACTGCAGTTCCTGCAACATCTCAGGTGACGGCCTTGCCAGCCGAGATTGTACAGCGCTGGCTGGTGGCCTTAGGGGGAGATGCCAACGTGCAACAGTTGGAAGTCCAGGCGCAAACACGCTTGCGTGTGGAACTGGTTGATGGCGCTCGCCTCGACAACGCTGCACTGGATCAACTGGGATGTAGAGGCATTCAGGCGTTGGGCGGTAATGTTTGGCATTTGATCGTGGGTGCTCAAGCAGCATCCGTCGCGCATTCATTGCGAGCCGAACGCTAG
- a CDS encoding OprD family outer membrane porin: protein MLIPSILTPQKRQPLGRFGPLALVATLSVAPLTSFATERQGFMEEASLDTTLFYIYRDRDRREGGMGPDGVGSPGSFSSNLQHSTANLAMDFSSGYAGGVVGLDLAAFAAYDFQNRHQGTEFNFRPAGTLWEERWDGKEKDGASLYRAALKLQFGDIWGRLGYLQPHGTSVIAPNWSFLPGTYRGGELGTQIGNLSLNYFHADRYKAPWYQRFYEFRQSDGETIDYLHSLGARYEITDDLVVEAAFGQAQGYMDQGFGKVSYATQLNDAPLHLTYQTYVARDRHDDGSVNDVYAGTAWQQVLTAHYERGAFDWRLEFSSVHAPGNQGFFLPRMTTPYGSSNGRLDIWWDARSDWNHDGEKAIYAGLTYDLAGWDLPGWSLGVAHVYGWDGRPYAGFEDPGRRLRESAWNLDVHYVVQNGWAEGARFQLHYTRYNNHTDYASWGDGGFKNAFQDEHDIKFMVVAPFSIF, encoded by the coding sequence ATGCTGATACCAAGCATACTTACGCCCCAAAAAAGGCAACCGTTAGGCCGCTTTGGTCCACTGGCCCTGGTTGCTACCTTATCTGTGGCTCCTTTGACCTCCTTCGCTACCGAGCGACAGGGGTTTATGGAAGAGGCCAGCCTCGATACCACTCTGTTCTATATCTACCGCGACCGTGATCGCCGTGAGGGGGGAATGGGTCCGGACGGCGTGGGCTCTCCAGGGTCGTTTTCTTCCAATCTGCAGCACTCTACCGCCAACCTGGCGATGGACTTCTCAAGTGGCTACGCGGGAGGCGTCGTGGGGCTGGACTTGGCAGCTTTTGCTGCCTATGACTTCCAGAATCGCCACCAGGGCACTGAGTTCAATTTTCGTCCAGCCGGTACTCTCTGGGAGGAGCGCTGGGATGGCAAGGAGAAGGATGGTGCCAGCCTCTACCGGGCTGCACTCAAGCTGCAGTTTGGTGATATATGGGGGCGGCTGGGATATCTACAGCCCCATGGCACCAGCGTGATAGCGCCTAACTGGTCCTTCCTGCCGGGCACCTACCGTGGCGGAGAATTGGGAACGCAGATCGGTAACTTGTCGCTGAACTACTTCCATGCCGACCGCTATAAAGCTCCCTGGTATCAGCGTTTCTATGAGTTTCGTCAGTCCGATGGGGAGACGATTGACTACCTGCACTCGCTGGGCGCGCGTTACGAGATTACTGATGATCTGGTGGTCGAGGCCGCCTTCGGGCAAGCCCAGGGCTACATGGATCAGGGGTTCGGCAAGGTCTCTTATGCGACTCAGCTGAACGATGCCCCTCTGCATTTGACTTATCAGACCTATGTGGCCCGTGATCGTCATGACGATGGCTCAGTCAACGACGTTTATGCAGGCACCGCTTGGCAACAAGTGCTTACTGCCCACTATGAACGTGGTGCCTTCGACTGGAGACTTGAGTTCAGCTCAGTCCATGCGCCAGGTAATCAGGGCTTTTTCCTACCACGCATGACCACCCCCTATGGGTCGTCAAACGGGCGGCTGGATATCTGGTGGGATGCTCGCTCCGACTGGAATCATGATGGTGAGAAGGCCATCTACGCTGGCCTCACCTACGACCTGGCGGGATGGGATCTACCTGGTTGGTCGCTGGGCGTAGCTCATGTTTATGGCTGGGACGGTCGTCCCTATGCGGGGTTCGAGGATCCAGGGCGTCGCCTTAGAGAGTCTGCCTGGAACCTTGATGTGCACTATGTGGTGCAGAACGGATGGGCCGAAGGCGCGCGCTTCCAACTGCACTATACCCGCTATAACAACCACACCGACTACGCCTCTTGGGGCGATGGCGGCTTTAAGAATGCCTTTCAAGATGAACACGACATCAAATTTATGGTCGTGGCACCTTTCTCGATTTTCTGA
- a CDS encoding beta-N-acetylhexosaminidase, translating to MTRSTMMTLMALAAGMGLSSAVAQASTDSQSDGASAHDLAQRLDVHYEITANHPLAHDIDCQALGADYAACFTATIHLTNTSDEIIEESDWGLYFSSIRRLLQMNHPELTLTRITGDLHRLEPNDSFTGLGAGERLEIPIVGEYWQLFMTDVMPNWYVVVNDETAVIDNTRDEALTHFVDVPEGELLMRTPEDKSVVMTAETRFERNAAATALPAEALRGTILPTPLSSHVGDATLDLSDGVSLMIPMLSEASRDALRARFEQRGIALTEGEAGWVIRARLATEADALDEPLARSGGYRLHLDELGAEILAFDAAGAFYAVQSLLAVIDGEGRVPAMEVADAPRYDYRGVMLDVARNFKDKASVLRLLDQMAAYKLNRFHFHLTDDEGWRLEIPGLPELTDVGSRRCHDLEESHCLLPQLGSGPESDTAGSGFYTREEYIDIVRYAEARHIQVVPEIDMPAHARAAVVPMEARYRRLLDDGDSEAANEYRLMDPEDTSNTLSVQLYDRRSYLNPCLASTQRFVDKVMGEMVLMHQEAGQALANWHYGGDEAKNILLGHGFQDISVDEPVDWRGTIDQTDQHHPWEASPACQAWVASGEIASVEELPSHFALQVNRLADNYGIAKMSAWQDGLKHVTSAGEFATPKVAVNFWDPLFWGGSQSVAEWQTRGYEVILSSPDYLYFDMPYEVDPYERGYYWATRFTDTRKVFSFAPDNLAQNAETSVDRDGNRFRAESVEGWQGAQGISAQSWGETVRSETQMEYMIFPRLLALAERAWHRADWELDYRPGQEFIGGQTSYVDHEALTEDWQRFANLLGQRVLPLLDRDGIAYRLPLPGARIEAGRLMANVALPGVTIEYSLDDGVTWHTYQDADHPRVEGKVELRSVSADGRRYSRVVTL from the coding sequence ATGACAAGATCGACAATGATGACGCTGATGGCATTAGCCGCCGGAATGGGGCTTAGCTCGGCTGTGGCCCAGGCAAGTACGGATTCTCAGAGCGATGGCGCATCTGCCCATGATTTGGCACAGCGGCTGGACGTGCATTACGAGATTACCGCCAATCATCCCCTGGCGCATGATATCGACTGCCAGGCATTAGGGGCGGATTATGCCGCCTGCTTTACCGCGACGATTCATTTGACGAATACCTCTGACGAGATCATCGAGGAGAGTGACTGGGGGCTGTATTTCTCAAGTATTCGCCGACTGCTACAGATGAATCATCCAGAGCTAACGCTAACGCGCATCACGGGGGATCTTCATCGACTTGAACCCAATGATAGCTTTACTGGGCTGGGCGCTGGCGAGCGTCTGGAAATTCCCATCGTGGGCGAGTACTGGCAGCTGTTCATGACCGATGTAATGCCTAACTGGTACGTGGTGGTGAATGATGAAACGGCTGTTATCGATAACACCCGTGATGAGGCGCTGACCCACTTCGTGGATGTGCCCGAGGGTGAGCTGCTTATGCGTACGCCGGAAGATAAAAGTGTGGTGATGACTGCCGAGACACGCTTCGAGCGTAATGCTGCGGCCACGGCGTTGCCGGCCGAAGCGCTGCGCGGGACCATCCTGCCTACACCGCTGTCATCCCACGTGGGCGATGCCACTCTCGATCTATCCGATGGTGTCAGCCTGATGATACCAATGCTGAGCGAGGCCAGCCGAGATGCGCTACGGGCGCGCTTTGAGCAGCGTGGTATTGCGCTAACTGAGGGTGAGGCGGGTTGGGTGATTCGCGCCCGACTGGCCACCGAGGCGGATGCCCTCGACGAGCCACTGGCGCGCTCAGGGGGCTATCGTTTGCACCTTGACGAATTGGGTGCCGAGATCCTGGCCTTTGACGCCGCTGGAGCCTTTTACGCTGTGCAGTCGCTACTAGCGGTTATCGATGGAGAGGGACGAGTGCCAGCGATGGAAGTTGCTGACGCTCCACGTTACGACTATCGCGGTGTCATGCTGGATGTGGCGCGAAACTTCAAAGACAAGGCCTCGGTGCTGCGTTTGCTTGATCAGATGGCTGCTTACAAGCTCAACCGTTTCCACTTCCATCTGACCGATGATGAGGGCTGGCGGTTGGAGATTCCAGGCTTGCCGGAATTGACCGATGTGGGCAGCAGACGTTGCCACGACCTGGAGGAGTCACACTGCCTATTGCCTCAACTGGGGTCGGGCCCCGAAAGCGATACGGCCGGTAGTGGTTTTTACACCAGGGAGGAGTATATCGATATCGTCCGCTATGCCGAAGCGCGGCATATTCAGGTGGTACCCGAGATCGATATGCCTGCCCATGCCCGTGCTGCTGTGGTGCCCATGGAAGCCCGCTACCGTCGGTTACTGGATGATGGTGATAGTGAAGCTGCCAACGAGTATCGATTGATGGATCCCGAAGATACTTCCAATACGCTGTCGGTTCAGCTCTATGACCGCCGCAGCTATCTCAATCCCTGTCTCGCATCGACTCAGCGCTTTGTCGACAAGGTAATGGGCGAAATGGTGTTGATGCACCAAGAGGCGGGCCAAGCGCTGGCTAACTGGCACTATGGCGGTGATGAAGCCAAGAATATCCTGTTGGGGCATGGCTTTCAGGATATCTCGGTTGATGAGCCTGTCGACTGGCGAGGGACTATCGATCAGACGGATCAACATCATCCCTGGGAAGCGTCCCCAGCTTGCCAGGCTTGGGTTGCCAGCGGAGAAATCGCCTCTGTAGAGGAGTTACCTAGCCACTTTGCCTTACAAGTCAATCGGCTAGCTGATAATTACGGTATCGCTAAGATGTCGGCGTGGCAGGATGGACTCAAGCATGTCACGTCCGCTGGAGAGTTCGCCACACCGAAGGTAGCGGTCAATTTCTGGGACCCGCTGTTTTGGGGTGGGAGTCAATCGGTAGCCGAATGGCAAACACGCGGCTATGAGGTGATCCTCTCAAGCCCAGACTATCTCTACTTCGACATGCCTTATGAGGTCGATCCATACGAACGAGGCTACTACTGGGCAACGCGCTTCACTGATACCCGTAAAGTTTTCTCCTTTGCTCCCGATAACTTGGCACAGAATGCCGAGACTTCGGTTGATCGGGATGGTAACCGCTTCCGTGCTGAAAGCGTCGAGGGGTGGCAAGGCGCTCAGGGAATCTCCGCCCAATCATGGGGCGAGACAGTGCGCAGCGAAACACAGATGGAGTATATGATCTTTCCGCGCCTGCTGGCTCTGGCTGAGCGGGCCTGGCACCGAGCCGATTGGGAACTTGACTATCGCCCTGGACAGGAATTTATCGGTGGTCAGACATCGTATGTCGACCATGAAGCCTTGACCGAGGACTGGCAGCGTTTTGCTAACCTGCTTGGTCAGCGAGTACTTCCTCTACTCGACCGCGATGGAATCGCTTATCGCCTGCCTTTGCCAGGAGCACGGATCGAGGCGGGTAGGTTGATGGCTAATGTCGCCCTGCCGGGGGTTACCATCGAGTACTCTCTGGATGACGGCGTGACTTGGCATACCTATCAGGATGCAGATCATCCTCGGGTTGAGGGCAAGGTCGAGTTACGCAGTGTCAGTGCTGATGGTCGGCGGTATAGCCGTGTGGTGACGCTGTAA
- a CDS encoding Cof-type HAD-IIB family hydrolase: MTSRLIVSDLDGTLLGSDHRLHESTIEVLRALVKQGHHVALASGRHYHDMKVFRDQLDIPAHLISTNGAYVHDPKDILLAASHVDPKYAKTLIDLPRPPQVRLNLYRESGWHIDAEAPQLLSLHASTGFSYEVVHPAQMDPSGVGKVLYLGDPDALKQLEIQAQEAHGEGLHITYSTIDSLEIMAGGVNKGVALASLLERLSLTPEDCLAFGDNLNDTEMLDLAGEAQVMANAHPALFDRIKGAERIGHHGEAAVAQWLAKRFAL; the protein is encoded by the coding sequence ATGACCTCACGCCTTATCGTTTCCGATCTTGACGGTACGCTGCTTGGCAGCGACCACCGGCTGCACGAAAGTACTATTGAGGTACTACGGGCTCTCGTAAAGCAAGGCCATCATGTCGCTCTCGCCTCTGGTCGTCATTATCACGATATGAAGGTGTTTCGTGATCAGTTGGATATTCCCGCGCATTTGATCAGTACCAACGGCGCCTATGTTCATGACCCGAAAGACATCTTGCTGGCCGCTTCTCACGTTGACCCTAAATATGCAAAGACACTGATAGACCTGCCACGTCCGCCACAGGTGCGGCTTAATCTATACCGCGAGAGCGGCTGGCATATTGATGCAGAGGCTCCTCAGTTACTCTCCCTGCATGCTTCCACCGGGTTTAGTTATGAGGTAGTGCACCCGGCGCAGATGGATCCCAGTGGGGTGGGAAAAGTGCTCTATTTAGGTGATCCAGATGCACTGAAACAGCTGGAAATCCAGGCCCAGGAGGCCCACGGAGAAGGGCTGCATATTACTTACTCAACGATTGATTCGCTGGAAATCATGGCCGGAGGCGTTAATAAAGGCGTAGCGCTGGCATCACTGCTGGAACGGTTGAGTTTAACTCCCGAAGATTGCTTAGCATTCGGTGATAACCTTAACGATACCGAAATGCTCGACTTGGCAGGGGAGGCCCAGGTGATGGCCAATGCTCATCCCGCTCTATTTGATCGTATAAAGGGCGCGGAGCGTATCGGCCACCATGGTGAAGCTGCTGTTGCTCAGTGGCTAGCAAAACGCTTCGCACTGTAA
- a CDS encoding response regulator → MTTTPATLMVVDDDPEIRELLADYLGRHGYQVLTADGADSLYRLLADQTPDLLIVDVMMPGDDGFTVCRELRKTSETPIIMLTASADDTDRILGLELGADDYIGKPFNPRELLARIKAVLRRTRCAPPVLPPGQARWVSFGNWQLDRMTRELIDLQGERTALSGADFQLLQVFLERPGTVITRDDLYALTRGRDAPPLDRSIDVHVCRLRQRLGEDAQHSQLIRTVRGAGYVLTAQVDALT, encoded by the coding sequence ATGACAACCACGCCTGCTACTTTAATGGTCGTCGATGATGACCCGGAAATTCGCGAGCTGCTGGCCGATTATTTGGGGCGTCACGGTTACCAGGTGCTGACTGCTGATGGTGCCGACTCGCTATATCGTCTGTTGGCTGATCAAACGCCGGATCTATTAATTGTCGATGTGATGATGCCGGGGGATGACGGCTTTACTGTCTGCCGTGAGCTACGCAAAACCAGCGAAACACCCATCATTATGCTCACCGCCAGTGCCGATGATACTGACCGTATATTGGGGTTGGAGTTGGGTGCAGATGACTATATCGGTAAGCCGTTTAATCCCCGCGAATTGCTGGCGCGTATCAAAGCCGTGCTACGGCGTACCCGTTGCGCGCCACCTGTACTTCCTCCTGGGCAGGCCCGCTGGGTCAGTTTTGGCAATTGGCAACTCGACCGCATGACCCGCGAATTGATCGATTTACAGGGTGAGCGCACCGCGCTTTCGGGAGCAGATTTTCAGCTACTGCAAGTGTTTTTAGAACGTCCCGGGACAGTGATTACCCGCGATGACCTTTATGCACTAACCCGTGGGCGGGACGCGCCACCGTTGGATCGCTCTATTGACGTTCATGTTTGCCGCTTGCGCCAACGCTTGGGTGAAGATGCTCAGCACTCGCAGCTAATTCGCACTGTGCGTGGAGCGGGCTATGTGTTGACCGCCCAGGTAGATGCATTAACGTGA
- a CDS encoding ATP-binding protein codes for MIAGVLVAQGASYALWTSQVRSSHLAQLDELSTNMAFSIASTMRFFRSLPVEYRHIVLDQLRNMGGTRFFVSVNERRLAIDDIGSGPEKEVVVNNVRTVLTQQLNIDDVIVEFSRPENLRVLNNEVLLYDLPPRWGQHSLMMEPLSPPILVVQLELAPDTWLYVATLLGVPDIFSGYRWLSEERLLVGLLVLLSVLTLSLLGITSVTRPLARLSRAANQLGDDLDMPPLKESGPKEVAATAAAFNRMQRRIREQIEERERLFSAISHDLKTPLTRMRLRAEMLDDDYQRGRFCASLDELDSLVKGALASVKGLDLHEEPTPVALESLLEELAEELSLQGAQVTIEKTSLPIAPLTAKPLALKRCLANLLENAVFYGKQADVQLLEQGNVVTLCIRDHGPGIPEEQLGRVFSPFVRLEPSRSRYTGGSGLGLGIARHIARAHGGDITLANHAEMGLLVTLTLPRQETITDL; via the coding sequence ATGATCGCCGGTGTATTGGTCGCCCAAGGTGCCAGCTACGCGCTATGGACCTCCCAGGTACGTTCCAGCCACTTGGCACAGCTTGATGAACTCTCGACCAACATGGCGTTTAGTATTGCCTCCACCATGAGGTTTTTCCGCTCACTACCGGTTGAATACCGCCATATCGTGCTCGATCAGCTGCGCAATATGGGCGGCACACGCTTTTTTGTTAGCGTTAATGAGCGCAGGCTCGCCATTGACGATATCGGCTCGGGGCCGGAAAAAGAGGTGGTGGTGAATAATGTACGCACGGTGCTTACCCAGCAGCTCAATATTGATGATGTGATTGTTGAATTCTCCCGCCCGGAAAACCTTCGTGTGCTGAATAACGAAGTACTGCTCTATGACCTGCCGCCGCGCTGGGGGCAGCACAGCCTGATGATGGAACCTCTTTCCCCGCCGATTTTAGTCGTTCAGTTAGAGCTTGCTCCAGACACATGGCTCTACGTGGCCACGCTGCTGGGAGTGCCGGATATTTTCAGCGGCTATCGCTGGCTGTCTGAGGAACGTTTGTTGGTAGGTCTACTAGTGCTGCTGAGCGTACTGACACTTTCGCTGTTGGGAATTACCAGTGTGACCCGGCCGCTGGCGCGTCTTTCAAGGGCGGCGAATCAGCTAGGCGATGACCTGGATATGCCGCCGCTAAAAGAGAGCGGCCCTAAAGAAGTTGCTGCCACTGCTGCGGCGTTCAATCGTATGCAGCGGCGTATTCGTGAGCAGATTGAAGAGCGCGAGCGGCTCTTTTCGGCGATTTCCCATGACTTAAAAACACCCCTAACTCGTATGCGGCTACGCGCCGAAATGCTTGATGATGACTACCAGCGGGGGCGCTTTTGCGCCTCACTGGATGAGCTGGATAGTTTGGTTAAAGGTGCTTTAGCATCGGTGAAAGGGCTAGACCTACACGAGGAGCCGACCCCCGTCGCCCTGGAATCATTGCTGGAAGAGTTGGCTGAAGAGCTGAGTCTGCAGGGCGCACAGGTGACTATTGAGAAAACCAGCCTTCCCATTGCCCCGCTTACTGCCAAGCCGCTGGCGCTTAAACGCTGCCTTGCTAACCTGCTTGAGAATGCGGTGTTCTACGGCAAGCAGGCTGATGTCCAGCTGCTTGAGCAGGGTAACGTGGTCACCCTGTGTATTCGCGACCATGGCCCCGGCATTCCTGAAGAGCAGTTAGGGCGGGTGTTTTCACCTTTTGTCCGCCTGGAGCCTTCGCGCAGTCGCTATACCGGTGGTAGTGGTCTAGGGCTGGGGATTGCCCGGCACATTGCCCGCGCCCACGGCGGAGATATTACGCTCGCCAACCATGCTGAAATGGGCCTGCTCGTCACCCTCACGCTACCTCGCCAGGAAACTATTACAGACTTGTAA
- a CDS encoding ABC transporter substrate-binding protein — protein MLTFKKTTLALALAGATLATAAHANDVEVLHWWTSGGEARAANVLKELMEAEGYGWQDFAVAGGGGETAMTVLKSRAMSGNPPSAAQIKGPEIQEWGELGLLGDLNEVADAEGWDELLPEVVADIMRYDDQYVAVPVNVHRVNWLWANPAVLEAAGVEMPTTLDEFFAAGEAIREAGYVPLAHGGQAWQDATVFESVVLGGQGSEFYQQALVELDPEALGGEQMVAALEDFKRTRGLMDEGMSGRDWNIATAMVIEGTAGMQLMGDWAKGEFTAAGLTAGEDYLCAAAPGAADAFTFNIDSLAMFRVTSENEREAQQVLARLVLEPTFQEAFNLAKGSIPARPDLDMSEFDSCAQQSLADFQRTAEEGGLVPSMAHGMAVRADVQGAIFDVVTNYFNDANMPAEEAAQRMVRAAQAAAF, from the coding sequence ATGTTGACGTTTAAGAAGACGACTCTCGCGCTTGCTTTGGCAGGTGCTACCCTCGCTACTGCTGCCCACGCTAATGATGTGGAAGTGCTCCACTGGTGGACTTCCGGTGGTGAAGCCCGGGCTGCCAACGTACTTAAAGAGTTAATGGAAGCGGAAGGCTACGGCTGGCAGGACTTTGCCGTGGCAGGTGGCGGCGGTGAGACCGCCATGACAGTGTTGAAATCCCGCGCTATGTCGGGCAACCCTCCCTCTGCAGCGCAAATCAAAGGTCCTGAGATTCAGGAGTGGGGTGAGCTGGGTTTACTGGGCGACTTGAATGAGGTAGCGGATGCTGAAGGTTGGGATGAGCTGCTACCAGAGGTAGTGGCCGACATCATGCGCTATGACGATCAGTACGTAGCGGTGCCCGTTAACGTACACCGGGTAAATTGGCTATGGGCCAACCCAGCAGTGCTGGAAGCGGCAGGCGTTGAAATGCCCACCACACTAGATGAGTTTTTCGCCGCAGGCGAGGCTATTCGTGAAGCAGGTTACGTACCGCTGGCTCACGGTGGCCAAGCTTGGCAGGACGCCACTGTGTTTGAAAGTGTTGTGCTGGGCGGGCAAGGCAGCGAATTTTATCAGCAGGCGTTGGTGGAGTTGGACCCTGAAGCGTTGGGCGGCGAACAGATGGTCGCTGCCCTTGAAGATTTCAAGCGCACGCGGGGGCTAATGGATGAGGGTATGTCTGGCCGCGACTGGAATATTGCCACCGCCATGGTGATTGAAGGTACCGCAGGCATGCAGCTGATGGGTGACTGGGCGAAAGGGGAGTTTACCGCTGCAGGATTAACCGCCGGAGAAGACTACCTGTGTGCAGCGGCTCCGGGCGCTGCGGATGCGTTTACCTTCAATATCGATAGCCTGGCAATGTTCCGGGTCACCAGTGAGAACGAGCGAGAGGCACAGCAAGTGCTTGCTCGCCTGGTGCTTGAACCGACCTTCCAAGAAGCGTTTAACCTCGCTAAAGGCTCCATTCCGGCGCGACCTGATTTAGACATGAGCGAGTTCGATAGCTGCGCCCAGCAATCCTTAGCTGATTTCCAGCGCACCGCAGAAGAGGGTGGTTTAGTGCCCAGCATGGCTCACGGCATGGCCGTGCGTGCGGATGTCCAGGGTGCCATTTTTGACGTAGTTACTAACTACTTCAACGACGCCAATATGCCAGCAGAAGAAGCGGCGCAACGTATGGTAAGGGCAGCGCAAGCGGCTGCTTTCTAA